In a genomic window of Sporosarcina trichiuri:
- a CDS encoding ribosomal L7Ae/L30e/S12e/Gadd45 family protein, with protein MSYDKVSQAEKLIIGTKQAVKTIRRNKAHEVFIAQDAEDRVTGPVIEEAARQDIPLTYVESRTELGKACGIQVAASVVVITD; from the coding sequence ATGTCTTATGATAAAGTCTCACAGGCAGAGAAGCTGATCATCGGTACAAAGCAAGCAGTGAAAACGATTCGCCGGAATAAGGCGCATGAAGTCTTCATTGCACAGGATGCAGAGGATCGGGTGACTGGTCCGGTAATTGAAGAAGCTGCCAGACAGGACATTCCGCTGACATATGTCGAATCGCGGACTGAGCTTGGGAAAGCATGCGGAATTCAAGTGGCTGCATCAGTGGTCGTCATCACTGATTAA
- the rpsG gene encoding 30S ribosomal protein S7 — translation MPRKGPVAKRDVLPDPIYNSKLVTRLINKMMVDGKKGTSQKILYGAFELVKERSGNDPIEVFEAALNNVMPVLEVRARRVGGANYQVPVEVRPERRTTLGLRYLVNYSRTRGEKTMEERLANEILDASNNTGASVKRREEMHKMAEANKAFAHYRW, via the coding sequence ATGCCTCGTAAAGGTCCAGTTGCAAAACGTGATGTTTTGCCAGATCCGATTTATAACTCGAAGCTAGTTACTCGTCTTATCAACAAAATGATGGTAGACGGTAAAAAAGGTACTTCTCAGAAAATTTTATACGGTGCGTTTGAACTTGTGAAGGAGCGTTCAGGAAACGATCCGATCGAAGTGTTCGAAGCAGCGCTTAACAACGTAATGCCAGTTCTTGAAGTGCGTGCACGCCGTGTCGGCGGAGCGAACTACCAAGTACCGGTGGAAGTCCGTCCGGAGCGCCGTACGACTCTTGGTCTCCGCTACCTCGTGAACTATTCACGCACACGTGGTGAAAAGACGATGGAAGAACGTCTTGCGAACGAAATTCTTGATGCATCGAACAACACAGGCGCATCTGTAAAACGCCGTGAAGAAATGCACAAGATGGCAGAAGCGAACAAAGCATTCGCTCACTACCGCTGGTAA
- the rpsL gene encoding 30S ribosomal protein S12, with product MPTINQLVRKPRKSNTSGSKAPALGKTYNSFKKSMTNVNSPQKRGVCTRVGTMTPKKPNSALRKYARVRLTNTLEVNAYIPGEGHNLQEHSVVLIRGGRVKDLPGVRYHIVRGALDTAGVTGRMQSRSHYGAKKPKEKK from the coding sequence ATGCCTACAATTAACCAATTGGTCCGCAAACCACGTAAATCGAATACTAGCGGCTCGAAAGCTCCGGCACTTGGAAAAACGTATAACAGTTTCAAAAAGTCGATGACTAACGTCAACTCGCCACAAAAACGAGGTGTCTGCACACGTGTGGGCACAATGACACCGAAGAAGCCGAACTCGGCCCTTCGTAAATATGCTCGTGTACGTTTGACAAACACTCTGGAAGTCAACGCATATATCCCTGGTGAAGGCCACAACCTTCAAGAGCACAGTGTTGTTCTGATCCGCGGAGGACGCGTAAAAGACTTACCGGGTGTCCGTTACCATATCGTTCGTGGTGCGCTTGATACTGCCGGTGTAACTGGCCGTATGCAAAGCCGTTCACACTACGGTGCGAAAAAGCCTAAAGAGAAAAAATAA